A single window of Treponema denticola ATCC 35405 DNA harbors:
- a CDS encoding tetratricopeptide repeat protein, with the protein MKKQLKIIFIVLSIFYFYSNLFCLETIDEKERPWHLLEQAKIQMEKGEFGLALHLTNKARDIHKEQMEAKYSYMFNALKPKRVKLEGDNISDVYAILNKREDHDACKILDEIFLTHPPVFFDKSISKLMSWLEKRKAFPETDYLTGRIYFAEGDYEQAMHYYKEAWNFHNFLEIPDERFNIIYALADTSKLLRKYDEQEKYLLLVLTEDPIYGTTNLESDALQAMIKTISSEKTTEKFFLLYRNRNPIALKAYMDLTEIYLEAGKNRRALATAVLASIITITNLDDLISKDDYNYKYTEFTNLLHRLNRRQDVILWAEKQNFWRAFMNLADSLSKNGNTEQALYLYSKLAESIPSIKYAQEASYKKEELAKGNK; encoded by the coding sequence ATGAAAAAACAATTAAAAATTATTTTTATCGTACTATCTATTTTTTATTTTTACTCAAACCTTTTTTGTTTGGAAACTATTGATGAAAAAGAAAGGCCTTGGCATCTTTTAGAACAAGCAAAAATTCAAATGGAAAAAGGAGAGTTCGGCCTGGCCCTACACTTAACAAATAAGGCAAGGGATATTCATAAAGAACAAATGGAAGCAAAATATTCTTATATGTTCAATGCCTTAAAACCGAAAAGGGTAAAGCTCGAGGGAGACAATATTTCGGATGTCTATGCAATTTTAAATAAAAGAGAAGACCACGATGCCTGTAAAATTTTAGATGAAATCTTTTTAACTCATCCGCCCGTATTTTTTGATAAGTCTATTTCAAAATTAATGTCATGGCTCGAAAAACGCAAGGCCTTCCCTGAAACGGATTATTTGACAGGCCGAATTTATTTTGCAGAAGGAGATTATGAGCAGGCCATGCACTATTATAAGGAAGCATGGAATTTTCACAATTTTTTGGAAATTCCCGATGAAAGGTTCAATATAATTTATGCACTTGCCGACACATCAAAACTTTTGCGCAAATACGATGAACAGGAAAAATACCTCTTGCTTGTTTTAACCGAAGATCCTATATACGGAACTACAAATTTGGAAAGCGATGCTCTTCAAGCTATGATTAAAACAATAAGCTCGGAAAAAACAACCGAAAAATTCTTTTTGCTGTATCGAAACCGTAATCCGATAGCCTTAAAAGCCTACATGGATTTAACTGAAATATATTTGGAAGCGGGCAAAAACAGAAGAGCTCTTGCAACCGCTGTTTTAGCTTCCATAATAACTATAACGAACCTTGATGACCTTATCTCAAAAGACGACTATAATTACAAATATACCGAATTTACAAACCTGCTTCACAGACTGAATAGAAGACAAGACGTAATATTATGGGCCGAAAAACAAAATTTTTGGAGAGCCTTTATGAATCTTGCGGATTCTCTTTCGAAAAACGGTAATACCGAACAGGCTTTATATCTTTATTCAAAACTGGCAGAATCTATTCCTTCCATAAAATATGCTCAGGAAGCCTCATATAAAAAAGAAGAACTTGCAAAAGGTAATAAATAA
- the ispG gene encoding (E)-4-hydroxy-3-methylbut-2-enyl-diphosphate synthase — protein sequence MNSIKLPRTIHIGGKGQVKKLTLGGTSPILLQTMWKESLLGADLLSIVKSLNELEQLGCDIVRFAVPDMDSAEQFVKLTRLTEMPLVADIHFDYKLALRCMDGDTAKIRINPGNIGSKEKTEEVIRKAKDTGTAIRIGVNSGSLPSDLKKKIEEANSKRNLSGDKKALDDEISLLRADTLTEAAARELEIFEKADFKDAVVSMKASNVRETVMANEIFAKKFDNPLHLGVTEAGPLIQGIVKSTIAFYRLLEQNIGSTIRVSLSDSCENEVIAGREILTECGKRQGGIRLISCPRCGRKGFDVQAFVKRWQTKLLSEKKDISIAVMGCVVNGPGEGKHADLGITGAEDSVIIFKHGAITKRLDLKKLTEEEKIKAVDKAFIEELQSL from the coding sequence ATGAACTCGATAAAACTACCGCGGACAATTCATATAGGTGGCAAAGGACAGGTTAAAAAACTTACTCTCGGAGGCACTTCACCGATTTTGCTTCAAACTATGTGGAAAGAAAGCCTATTGGGAGCTGATCTCCTTTCTATTGTAAAAAGCCTAAATGAATTGGAACAGTTGGGCTGCGACATCGTGAGGTTTGCAGTTCCCGACATGGATTCTGCGGAGCAATTTGTCAAGCTCACCCGATTAACGGAGATGCCCCTCGTGGCCGATATCCATTTCGACTATAAACTGGCCTTACGGTGCATGGACGGGGACACGGCAAAAATACGCATAAATCCCGGAAATATCGGTTCAAAAGAAAAAACGGAAGAAGTTATACGCAAGGCAAAGGATACGGGAACTGCTATCCGAATAGGGGTCAATTCGGGCTCTCTGCCTTCCGATCTAAAAAAGAAAATAGAAGAGGCAAATTCAAAAAGAAACTTAAGCGGCGACAAAAAGGCTTTAGATGATGAGATTTCCCTTTTGAGAGCTGATACCTTAACCGAGGCTGCGGCAAGAGAATTGGAAATTTTCGAAAAAGCCGATTTTAAAGATGCCGTAGTTTCTATGAAGGCTTCCAATGTGCGGGAAACGGTTATGGCAAACGAAATCTTTGCCAAAAAATTCGATAATCCCCTTCATTTGGGAGTTACTGAAGCAGGGCCCCTTATTCAAGGTATTGTAAAAAGCACAATAGCCTTTTACCGGCTTTTGGAACAAAACATAGGAAGCACCATAAGAGTAAGCCTTTCCGATTCTTGCGAAAATGAAGTTATAGCCGGAAGAGAAATATTAACCGAATGCGGTAAAAGGCAAGGCGGAATAAGGCTCATATCCTGCCCGCGTTGCGGAAGAAAGGGCTTTGATGTTCAAGCCTTTGTAAAACGATGGCAGACAAAACTCTTATCCGAAAAGAAGGACATAAGCATTGCCGTTATGGGCTGCGTAGTCAACGGCCCCGGAGAAGGCAAGCATGCAGACCTTGGAATTACCGGAGCAGAAGACTCCGTTATAATATTTAAACACGGAGCAATTACCAAACGCTTGGATTTAAAAAAATTAACCGAAGAAGAAAAAATTAAGGCAGTGGATAAAGCCTTTATAGAGGAGCTTCAAAGTCTATGA
- the purM gene encoding phosphoribosylformylglycinamidine cyclo-ligase, with amino-acid sequence MNEMKNKNQEQPKGKSEDLSKDKSSVYSASGVNIDAGNEAVRLMSAAVRSTFNKSVLSDVGTFGGLFGTEELFKMKKPVLVGSTDGVGTKVKIAAEAGRYTTIGQDIVNHCIDDILVQGAKPLFFLDYVASSKLDPQMIADIVGGMAKACKESGCALIGGETAEMPGVYMEGEFDIAGTIVGAVDEEKILPKKNIKEGDLLIGLASDSPHTNGYSLIRTAFKGVDLNTVYPELKAPLHEVLLKPHRSYLNAIYPTLQEHPEIVKALAHITGGGFIENIPRVIPAGLVIKVKKGSWPVPPLYPLIQKLTGASGDEMYRVFNMGIGMIAVVSPDMAEKYRELVGEESWIIGKLEKAGNQTQKAVTILE; translated from the coding sequence ATGAACGAAATGAAAAATAAAAACCAAGAGCAGCCAAAGGGCAAGAGCGAAGATCTATCTAAAGATAAGAGTTCGGTATACAGCGCATCAGGCGTGAACATTGATGCAGGAAATGAGGCCGTCCGCTTAATGAGTGCAGCGGTTAGATCAACATTTAATAAATCCGTTCTTTCGGATGTAGGCACCTTCGGAGGTCTTTTCGGCACTGAAGAGCTTTTTAAAATGAAAAAGCCAGTCCTTGTAGGTTCTACGGACGGGGTCGGAACAAAGGTAAAAATAGCAGCCGAAGCCGGTAGATACACAACAATAGGCCAAGACATAGTAAATCACTGCATTGACGACATCCTCGTTCAAGGAGCAAAACCCCTTTTCTTTTTGGACTATGTTGCAAGCTCAAAGTTGGATCCGCAAATGATTGCCGACATAGTAGGAGGCATGGCAAAGGCTTGTAAAGAATCGGGCTGTGCCTTAATCGGAGGCGAAACGGCGGAAATGCCGGGAGTTTATATGGAAGGAGAATTCGACATAGCCGGAACCATTGTCGGGGCCGTCGATGAAGAAAAAATTCTTCCCAAGAAAAACATAAAAGAGGGAGACCTCCTGATAGGCCTTGCCTCGGACAGTCCCCATACAAACGGATATTCATTGATTAGAACAGCCTTTAAAGGCGTAGACCTTAATACCGTCTACCCCGAATTAAAAGCACCATTACATGAGGTTCTATTAAAACCGCACCGCTCCTATCTAAATGCAATCTATCCAACTTTACAGGAGCATCCCGAAATCGTAAAAGCCCTAGCCCATATCACGGGCGGAGGTTTTATCGAAAACATTCCGCGCGTTATTCCTGCCGGCCTCGTCATCAAGGTAAAAAAAGGCTCGTGGCCCGTACCGCCTCTTTATCCCCTGATCCAAAAATTAACCGGTGCAAGCGGGGACGAAATGTACAGGGTCTTCAATATGGGTATCGGAATGATAGCCGTTGTTTCCCCCGACATGGCCGAAAAATATCGCGAGCTTGTCGGAGAAGAATCATGGATAATCGGCAAACTGGAAAAAGCCGGCAATCAAACCCAAAAGGCTGTAACAATATTAGAGTGA
- the purD gene encoding phosphoribosylamine--glycine ligase, with protein MNILLVGSGGREHAIALKLKESPSLGKLFIAPGNGGTALLGENVPIKADNIEGLADFALSASIDLVIAGPEVPLCLGFEDLIKEKAKAQNKKIAFFGPSKACARLEASKDFSKEMMSLLSIPTARYSSFTDFQKAKKYIEGLDYPFVIKADGLAAGKGVILPDSKEEGIAELKNIMIEKQFGTSGDKVVIEERLEGEEVSILAFSDGEKIAVMPPSQDHKRLKDNDEGPNTGGMGAYAPTPICSYEEAEKYAALTILPIVKEMKKRGTPYIGVLYAGIMLTKDGKGFTPKVLEYNCRFGDPETQVLMQLFDGDLALTMSYCAEGRLGEAMPKWKKGYAATVVLASEGYPLSSSKPVELSASELEGSAEVSVIHAGTALKDSKIFASGGRVLCISSNDKSLQKAMDNIYEKIKTIHFPGVQYRKDIAKRGLEHLNQLK; from the coding sequence ATGAACATACTGCTTGTCGGATCAGGCGGAAGGGAACATGCAATAGCTTTAAAGCTAAAAGAATCACCTTCTCTCGGTAAACTTTTTATAGCACCCGGAAACGGAGGCACGGCTCTTTTGGGTGAAAACGTTCCCATAAAGGCCGACAATATCGAAGGACTTGCCGATTTTGCTCTTTCTGCCTCAATAGACCTTGTAATTGCAGGCCCCGAGGTTCCTCTGTGTTTAGGTTTCGAAGACCTGATAAAAGAAAAAGCAAAAGCTCAAAACAAAAAAATAGCATTTTTCGGGCCGTCAAAGGCTTGTGCCCGATTGGAAGCCTCTAAAGATTTTTCCAAAGAGATGATGAGCCTTCTTTCCATTCCAACGGCAAGATATTCTTCTTTCACAGATTTTCAAAAAGCAAAAAAATATATTGAAGGCTTGGACTACCCCTTTGTAATAAAGGCTGACGGCCTTGCGGCAGGAAAAGGTGTTATCCTGCCTGACTCAAAAGAAGAAGGCATAGCCGAACTTAAAAATATAATGATCGAAAAACAATTCGGAACTTCAGGCGACAAGGTAGTTATTGAAGAACGCCTTGAAGGAGAAGAGGTTTCCATCCTTGCCTTTTCGGACGGAGAAAAAATAGCCGTAATGCCGCCCTCGCAAGATCACAAGCGGCTTAAAGACAATGATGAAGGCCCGAACACCGGCGGCATGGGAGCCTATGCCCCTACTCCGATTTGCTCATACGAAGAAGCCGAAAAATATGCGGCTCTTACAATTCTTCCCATTGTAAAAGAAATGAAAAAAAGAGGCACGCCCTACATCGGGGTTCTCTATGCGGGCATCATGCTTACAAAGGACGGCAAGGGCTTTACACCCAAGGTGCTTGAATATAACTGCCGATTCGGAGATCCCGAAACCCAAGTCTTAATGCAGCTTTTTGACGGAGACCTAGCCCTAACCATGAGTTATTGTGCAGAAGGAAGGCTCGGGGAAGCTATGCCTAAATGGAAAAAAGGCTATGCGGCAACCGTAGTGCTTGCAAGTGAAGGCTATCCTCTTTCTTCATCAAAACCGGTAGAATTGTCCGCTTCGGAATTGGAAGGTTCCGCTGAGGTGAGCGTAATACATGCAGGCACAGCCCTTAAAGACTCCAAAATTTTCGCATCGGGCGGAAGGGTTCTTTGTATAAGCTCAAATGATAAGAGCTTACAAAAAGCTATGGATAATATCTATGAAAAAATAAAAACCATACATTTTCCCGGAGTGCAGTACAGAAAGGACATTGCAAAACGCGGACTGGAACATCTAAATCAACTTAAATAA
- a CDS encoding DpnI domain-containing protein, whose product MIYRFDISLIKKYHSKSQIVRVLTEDWVLRNFNCPICGKLKIEAYPNNYPAGDFFCKNCKSDFELKSKESISGKLPNIITDGAYKTMIERITSYRNPNFLFLTYKDYEVSNFILIPNHFFTPSIILKRKPLSNTARRAGWIGCNIDISKIPDAGKIFIIKDQIETDSKEIINKYAKIKSLKKTNIESRGWLLDIIACIEKINTEEFSLNQIYAFENELKLKHPENNFIKDKIRQQLQYLRDKGFVKFLERGKYKKL is encoded by the coding sequence ATGATATACCGATTTGACATTTCTTTGATTAAAAAATATCACAGTAAATCTCAGATAGTAAGGGTGTTAACAGAGGATTGGGTACTAAGAAATTTTAATTGCCCGATTTGCGGTAAACTTAAAATCGAGGCATATCCAAATAACTATCCGGCAGGAGATTTCTTCTGTAAAAACTGCAAATCGGATTTTGAGTTAAAAAGTAAAGAAAGCATTTCCGGAAAATTACCGAATATCATTACGGACGGAGCCTATAAAACAATGATTGAAAGAATTACATCTTATAGAAATCCGAACTTTCTTTTTCTGACCTATAAGGACTACGAAGTATCAAATTTCATTTTGATACCAAATCATTTTTTTACTCCATCTATTATTTTAAAAAGAAAGCCTCTATCAAATACGGCAAGACGAGCCGGATGGATAGGATGCAATATAGATATTTCGAAAATTCCCGATGCAGGAAAAATATTTATAATAAAAGATCAAATCGAAACAGACTCGAAAGAAATAATAAACAAATATGCAAAAATAAAATCCCTAAAAAAAACAAATATTGAATCTCGAGGCTGGCTGCTTGATATCATAGCTTGTATAGAAAAAATAAACACAGAAGAATTTTCTTTAAACCAAATATACGCCTTTGAAAATGAGTTAAAATTAAAACATCCTGAAAATAATTTTATCAAAGACAAGATAAGACAACAACTCCAATATTTAAGAGACAAGGGTTTTGTAAAATTTTTAGAAAGAGGAAAATATAAAAAGTTATAA
- a CDS encoding OsmC family protein: MSTFRAKVRREEKFRMKCESGNHTMLLDEPLKAGGTDLAMNPVEALLSSLGACKCINAWIFADQFGINLKDIVFEMEGDIGALEKVDNCLPLIFKSIHTKITVFSDNTEEEIKKFIEYIELRCPVRNTIINQVPCTSEIIIGHL; the protein is encoded by the coding sequence ATGTCAACTTTTAGAGCGAAGGTAAGAAGAGAAGAAAAATTCAGAATGAAATGCGAATCCGGCAATCATACTATGCTGCTGGATGAACCGCTAAAAGCAGGAGGAACGGACTTGGCAATGAATCCTGTTGAAGCACTTTTGTCATCTCTTGGAGCATGCAAATGTATAAATGCTTGGATTTTTGCTGACCAGTTCGGTATTAATCTTAAAGATATAGTTTTTGAAATGGAAGGTGATATAGGAGCACTGGAAAAGGTAGATAATTGCCTACCCTTGATTTTTAAAAGCATTCATACTAAAATTACCGTGTTCTCAGATAATACGGAAGAAGAGATCAAAAAATTTATAGAATATATTGAACTTCGTTGTCCTGTAAGAAATACTATTATCAATCAAGTACCATGTACAAGTGAAATTATAATAGGGCATCTCTAA
- a CDS encoding ABC transporter ATP-binding protein: MSSEYLLETINLSKHFSESKSLFNWNPKSVKAVNNVNIKVKPKEVLGLVGESGCGKSTLGRTILRLLPATSGKILYKGDDILKYNNKQMFELRKKMQIIFQDVYSSLNPRMTVGDIVTAPLNVFKEGDKKYRQNKVIEMLEEVGLRAQYLNRFPHEFSGGQRQRIVIARSLIMNPELVICDEPVSALDVSVRAQVLNLMKKLKEEKGLTYIFISHDLSVVNHISDRIAVMYLGNVIELAERDELFKNAFHPYTKALLSAVPIASTEARKNRIILKGDIPNPYDPPKGCCFNTRCPKATQRCREEIPELKTLASDHLCACFYPD; encoded by the coding sequence ATGAGCTCTGAGTACCTACTGGAAACAATAAATTTAAGCAAGCATTTCTCTGAATCAAAAAGCCTTTTTAATTGGAACCCTAAATCGGTAAAGGCTGTAAACAATGTAAATATCAAAGTTAAACCTAAAGAGGTTCTTGGCTTGGTTGGAGAATCAGGCTGCGGAAAAAGTACACTAGGCAGAACTATACTCCGTCTATTACCTGCAACAAGCGGAAAAATATTATATAAAGGCGATGACATTCTAAAATATAATAATAAACAGATGTTTGAGCTCAGAAAAAAAATGCAAATTATATTTCAAGATGTATACAGCTCTTTAAATCCGCGAATGACTGTCGGTGATATTGTTACAGCTCCCTTAAATGTTTTTAAAGAGGGAGATAAAAAATATAGGCAAAATAAAGTTATAGAAATGCTCGAAGAAGTAGGCCTTAGAGCACAATATTTAAACCGATTCCCTCATGAATTTTCGGGAGGTCAGAGACAAAGGATTGTAATTGCCCGTTCTTTAATAATGAATCCGGAACTGGTGATTTGTGACGAACCTGTTTCGGCACTTGATGTGTCGGTAAGAGCTCAAGTTTTAAATTTAATGAAAAAACTTAAAGAAGAAAAGGGGCTTACATATATTTTTATATCGCATGATTTAAGTGTAGTAAATCATATCAGTGATAGAATAGCAGTTATGTATCTTGGGAATGTAATTGAATTGGCAGAACGGGACGAGTTATTTAAAAATGCTTTTCATCCATATACTAAAGCTCTTTTATCTGCCGTTCCCATAGCAAGTACAGAAGCTAGAAAAAATAGAATTATTTTAAAAGGGGATATTCCTAACCCCTATGATCCGCCAAAAGGATGTTGTTTTAATACACGATGTCCAAAAGCTACTCAAAGGTGTAGAGAAGAAATTCCGGAATTAAAAACGCTGGCCAGTGATCATTTATGTGCCTGTTTTTATCCTGATTAA
- a CDS encoding ABC transporter ATP-binding protein, with translation MPKLLSVKELTVRFAGKEGYTTIVDRVSFDVQNGEILCVVGESGCGKSTIAMSILQLLSINGEISGGHIIMDGQELTNLTEDEMCEIRGNNISMIFQDPMSSLNPTKTVASQLIEPYIIHKGMKRKAARAEALNILKDVGIPNPEKRLDEYPHQLSGGMRQRVMIAMALACQPKLLIADEPTTALDVTIQAQILDLMRTLRKERGTAIVFITHDLGVVAEMADKVLVLYAGHAVEYNTVEKVFNSPKHPYTMGLLKSVPPVDKHIDFLPSIEGIVPTPGNMPKGCRFYPRCKNRMDICKNSEPKEYNLEDGWVKCFLYSNLKEDKNEL, from the coding sequence ATGCCAAAACTTTTATCCGTAAAAGAATTAACTGTAAGATTTGCCGGAAAAGAAGGATACACTACAATTGTTGATAGAGTCTCGTTTGATGTTCAAAATGGAGAGATTCTTTGTGTTGTTGGGGAATCCGGATGTGGTAAAAGCACTATTGCAATGTCAATCTTACAATTATTATCAATCAACGGGGAAATCTCCGGAGGACATATTATCATGGATGGGCAAGAACTCACAAATCTTACCGAAGATGAAATGTGCGAAATTCGAGGGAATAATATTTCCATGATTTTTCAAGATCCTATGTCCTCCTTAAACCCAACTAAAACAGTTGCATCACAGCTAATTGAGCCATATATTATACATAAGGGGATGAAAAGAAAGGCAGCCAGAGCTGAAGCTCTTAACATATTAAAAGATGTGGGGATTCCAAATCCGGAAAAAAGATTAGATGAATATCCGCATCAATTGTCCGGAGGTATGCGCCAGAGGGTAATGATTGCCATGGCCTTAGCCTGTCAGCCAAAACTTTTGATTGCAGATGAACCAACTACAGCCTTAGATGTTACTATACAAGCTCAAATACTTGATTTGATGAGGACATTAAGGAAAGAAAGAGGAACTGCCATTGTTTTTATTACACATGACCTTGGTGTTGTAGCAGAAATGGCCGATAAGGTGCTTGTGTTGTATGCAGGCCATGCGGTTGAGTATAATACTGTAGAAAAAGTTTTTAACTCCCCAAAACATCCCTATACCATGGGATTGCTAAAATCAGTACCTCCCGTAGACAAGCATATTGATTTTTTACCTTCAATTGAAGGAATTGTACCTACTCCGGGGAATATGCCTAAGGGTTGCAGATTTTATCCGAGATGTAAAAATAGAATGGACATCTGTAAAAACAGCGAGCCGAAAGAATATAATCTTGAAGATGGTTGGGTAAAATGTTTTTTATACAGTAATTTAAAAGAGGATAAAAATGAGCTCTGA
- a CDS encoding ABC transporter substrate-binding protein: MKKEIKKMRWIMSTMLFIIAIILSACGNSETTNVQTKKIVSVAIAKPWDSMMPLNTNSNYSRFVYDQIYDRLFMSKANGDYEPRLAKSWSLNADSSAITFKLQENVKWHDGKPFTAADVVFSFQMYSNPEVDALSRYHLQYIKGVDSSGVQISDKSIAVFANSDYEVTFEFKKPMYFGSFMNDLDTVFIIPKHIFEGKTPQEINAPELWAKAIGTGPFKYESEISGERMELVRNENYFQGAPDIERLVIRVVDTTSLLANLMSKDIDINVLGSIPLQDWSAAVEDKNINTTSVPTTNYTMLIINTQKPYMTKPVRQAINMALNRDIYVNSLYQGQAVPIVTPISPLSPYYNEKVSIWFDKEKAKQILIQENFPFDTTLKFYTSAGGDNQRLAALIIQDLEAIGLKVEIIQADFSKLMADMRKGSHDFGTIGSGGSMDPGESREMIATDSAVNFSHIKDTRLSDLIDEGNDKLDFNERKIIFDKYQEAVKDESAIAYLFTKNSLVGYNPKLDNVIIEDFSNLNWKIWTWKVK; encoded by the coding sequence ATGAAAAAAGAAATCAAGAAAATGAGATGGATTATGAGTACTATGTTATTCATAATAGCAATTATCCTATCGGCATGCGGAAACTCTGAAACTACAAATGTACAAACAAAAAAAATTGTTTCGGTAGCTATTGCAAAGCCATGGGATTCAATGATGCCGCTTAATACAAACAGCAATTACAGCAGATTTGTTTATGATCAAATCTATGATAGACTGTTTATGTCAAAGGCAAACGGAGATTATGAACCTCGATTAGCAAAAAGTTGGAGTTTGAATGCAGACAGTTCTGCAATCACGTTTAAACTACAAGAAAACGTAAAGTGGCACGATGGAAAACCATTTACGGCTGCAGATGTTGTTTTTAGTTTCCAAATGTATTCTAACCCCGAAGTAGATGCACTGAGCCGATATCATTTGCAATATATCAAGGGTGTTGATTCATCAGGTGTTCAGATTTCAGATAAATCCATAGCAGTATTTGCAAACAGTGATTACGAAGTTACATTTGAATTTAAAAAGCCCATGTATTTCGGAAGTTTCATGAATGATTTAGACACGGTGTTTATTATTCCAAAACATATTTTTGAAGGAAAAACTCCACAAGAAATAAATGCACCTGAATTATGGGCAAAAGCAATAGGCACAGGCCCCTTTAAATATGAAAGTGAAATTAGCGGTGAAAGGATGGAGTTAGTCAGAAACGAAAACTATTTCCAAGGAGCACCCGATATTGAACGTTTAGTTATAAGAGTTGTAGATACTACAAGTTTATTGGCTAACTTAATGAGTAAAGATATAGACATAAACGTATTGGGCTCTATCCCATTACAAGATTGGAGTGCCGCTGTAGAAGATAAAAATATCAACACAACTTCGGTTCCTACAACAAATTATACTATGCTCATTATCAACACCCAAAAACCATATATGACAAAACCGGTACGACAAGCGATAAATATGGCTCTAAATAGGGATATATATGTAAATTCTCTTTATCAGGGACAAGCTGTACCGATTGTAACGCCTATTTCACCTCTTAGTCCATATTACAACGAAAAGGTAAGTATTTGGTTTGATAAAGAAAAAGCAAAGCAAATTTTGATCCAAGAAAATTTTCCGTTTGATACAACATTAAAATTCTATACTTCAGCGGGAGGAGATAATCAACGGTTAGCTGCTTTAATTATTCAGGACTTAGAAGCAATTGGTTTAAAAGTAGAAATCATTCAAGCAGATTTTTCAAAACTAATGGCTGACATGAGAAAAGGTAGTCATGATTTTGGAACAATAGGATCCGGAGGATCAATGGACCCTGGAGAAAGCCGGGAAATGATTGCGACAGATAGTGCAGTAAACTTTTCACATATTAAGGACACAAGGCTCAGCGATTTAATTGATGAAGGAAATGATAAGCTTGATTTTAATGAAAGAAAGATTATTTTCGATAAGTATCAAGAAGCTGTTAAAGATGAGTCCGCTATTGCTTATTTGTTTACAAAAAATAGTCTGGTAGGTTATAATCCAAAACTGGATAATGTTATCATTGAAGACTTTTCCAATCTTAACTGGAAAATTTGGACGTGGAAAGTAAAATAA
- a CDS encoding ABC transporter permease → MENNMTEDKTYFSENVSEEKKNTYFNEVVEKLLNNKLAMAGLIFFLLLSLLVIILPFILNLDPYTSDPAAFNSAPTRSHILGTDAIGRDLFARLIYGGRTSLMVGVVSTFISLSIGVPLGLIAGYYKKIWEVFIMRLGDIFLSFPSIILILVLVSVIGPSIWSVTIVLGVLQWTVFARLIYANVLSIKEKEYIEAAKSIGTSNFSIILKYILPNAFPPILITVTFNVARAILSESALSFLGMGVQPPKASWGNMLYDAQSITVLSRYYWVWLPPGLCIVLTVLSINFFGDGIRDALDPRLKIQVK, encoded by the coding sequence ATGGAAAACAATATGACAGAAGACAAAACATATTTTTCAGAAAATGTATCTGAAGAAAAAAAGAACACTTATTTTAATGAAGTTGTAGAAAAATTATTAAATAATAAATTGGCAATGGCTGGGTTAATATTTTTTTTACTTCTATCGCTTTTAGTAATTATTTTACCTTTTATTTTAAATTTAGATCCGTATACATCAGATCCGGCGGCATTTAATTCTGCACCAACTCGTTCACATATTCTTGGTACCGATGCCATAGGAAGAGATTTGTTTGCAAGATTAATATACGGGGGCCGTACATCATTGATGGTCGGAGTTGTATCGACCTTCATATCCCTTAGCATAGGAGTTCCTTTAGGATTAATTGCGGGCTATTATAAAAAAATCTGGGAAGTATTTATCATGAGGTTGGGAGATATATTTTTATCCTTTCCTTCAATAATTTTAATTTTAGTATTAGTTTCCGTGATAGGACCGTCAATATGGTCTGTTACCATTGTATTGGGTGTTTTGCAATGGACTGTATTTGCTCGATTAATATATGCAAATGTACTGAGTATAAAGGAAAAGGAATATATTGAAGCTGCAAAATCAATAGGTACGTCAAATTTTTCAATTATTTTAAAATATATTTTACCAAATGCTTTTCCCCCAATTTTAATAACCGTTACATTTAATGTTGCAAGAGCAATTTTAAGTGAGTCGGCTTTAAGTTTCCTTGGAATGGGTGTTCAACCGCCAAAAGCAAGTTGGGGTAATATGCTGTATGATGCACAATCTATTACCGTCCTATCCAGATATTACTGGGTATGGCTTCCTCCCGGCTTGTGCATTGTACTTACAGTACTAAGTATCAATTTCTTTGGAGATGGAATTAGGGACGCTCTGGATCCGCGTTTAAAGATCCAAGTAAAATAA